The Vibrio sp. B1FLJ16 DNA segment ATTTAAATAAAATTCGAAATCAAATTATTTTTATAATTAATATTGCGATTATAGGATCAAAATGACGTTCTAGTTAAAGCTTAAATAATCAGGCCAAAATTGTGTTTGTTTATTCCTTTAGTCCCTATCTAGGAGACGAGAATGCTAATAATTACAAATAGAAATATTAATAAATCAAACTTCAAAAATGGAGTCGGTGATCACAATGCATTTGGTGATGGAGTAAATAGTAAGGGGCCAAATGAAGTCAGGCTGGCGGAAGCTGAAAAAGTGGGTGGTAAATGGCAAGTGAAAATCGTCAAAGAGCCTGCGAAAATTACCGTTAACAACATACCGTCAAAGAAAATGTTTGACAAAATGAGAGATGATTTAACGTCGAATAGAAAGAACTGTGTTTTCTTTGTACATGGTTTCAACCAGAGTTTTGAAAAAAATTTGGAAAAAGCGTCAGATTTAGCCCGTATACATGAGGTTGAAGTTGTTGTGTTTTCATGGCCATCAAATCCGGGTGGAATTACAACTAAGGAGTACCGTACCGCTAAACGAAACGCACAAGCATCAGTAGGAGCTCTGGATGCAACCTTAGAGAAATTAGGAGAGTACTTGAAAGAGCCATTTAATAAGGAAGCGCTTGAAAAGTGCGATATAAAACTCTCATTTATGACATATAGCTTGGGCAATTTCTTATTTCAAAACTATGTAATAAATTCGGTTTACGAGTCTGAAACAAGGATATTTGACAATGTTATTTTATGTCAGGCAGACGTAGACAATAAAGGTCATGCTCATTGGGTTGAAAAAATTGAAGCTGGCAAGCGAGTCTATATCACCATCAATGAGAATGACTGGGTATTGAAGTGGTCAGACGCAAACTTCCAAAAAGATAGATTGGGTAGAACTGCAAGGGATCTGAACGCGCAAAACGCTTCGTATTTCGACTTTACAGATGGTCCTAAAGTGGGAAACACCCATGGTCTTTTCTATGAAAAAACAAATGACATTGTTAAGTCGTTCTTTACTGCAGCCTTAAATGGAGAAAGGGCAGAGCGAACTGAAGGGTTGATATTTGATCCTATTTTAAATGCGTATCGGTTTGAGTAGTGACGACTTACTGAACCTAGCTCCTTGAGATTATTTGGTATAACCGTTTGTACCAAGCGTTGTGTGCTAATACAGGGTTAGACATTTAGGAAGTTTCTTCAAAACGTTGGGTGTCAGAAATTCAACGAGGTTTATATGGATGCAAGACAGAGGATATTTCTGGGTTCGATTGGTGGAATAACGCCGTACTTGGTTACATTGTTGTCGATTGATTTTAAATCAGCCGTAGGTAGTTATGAGACTTTAGACTGGATAGGTTTAGCTGTTCGATGTCTTGTATTGATGTTTTTGGGTTCGCTAGTTGCGTTTCTGCACAAATCGGAAAAAGAACAGTTCAAAGTATTCCAGTTAGGGTTGGCTGCACCTGCACTATTAGCGACATTTATTAATGGCAACCTTGGTAATCATCAAACTTTACCTTCGCCTATAGAGGACGATAGAACAGCATATATCTCTCTGTTTTCTCGTGCAAATGCTGCTGAGTATATAAATACAAGTATGCTAAGAGAACCAAACATTAGTGCATCCTCCCGATTTCTCCGTGGTGTTTTTGGTACAAAATTAAATACTTCCGGAGATGAGAGGTATTTTGTAATCGTTGGCTTTCACAATAGTAAGGAGAAAGCCTTGGAACAAGTCGATTTATTAGCGACTAAAAGGTACAAAGCTGTTGTTTATAATCCTGATACCAACTCGAATTTTTATGCTGTTGTGATTGCTTCTTATGTTACGCGTGAAGAGGCTTACGCTGTTAAGAAACAGGCTATTCAAAATGGTTTGTCCCCAAACGATATCTATATTAAGTGATCCCGATGGCAGATATATTAAAGTGGTTAAAGTTAGTTAGATCAGCTAGTAAGATCATTCTGTAACTCATCCAACTGGAAAATATCTTAATCTCCACCACAATTAAAACAATCAATAACGTCGGGTTGTGTTCCTATGAAACGACGCCACTTTTTAGCATTATGGTCATTGCTGCTTACACCTTTAGTTAAAGCATCAAGTGTAATGAAGCCAACGCCTTCACAAACAGAAGGTCCCTTTTATCCAGTTGTGGATATTCCTCTGCGTGAGAATTTGATTTTGGAGCGGGAAGGATTGGTTGGCCAACCAATTATGTTACTCGGTAGGGTCGTTGATACAGCGGGTAACCCTCTTTCTGGCGTTAAGGTCGAGATCTGGCAGTGTGATGGGCAGGGTATCTACGACCATCCAAATCAACCGGGTACCGATAGCTTTGATCCTAAATTTTCCGGTTTTGGGGCTGCGCTTTCCGATGATGACGGGCGTTATCTTTTTCAAACTTTGTATCCTGTTTCCTATGGCTCTCGTCCTCCTCACATACATGTAAAACTCTGGCGTGGTGATCGAGAGTTGTTAACCACACAGCTCTATTTGAAAGGTCAAACCGGCAACGAGTGGTGGGGTGGAAAAGCTCGTGATTATCTTCAGTTTGATCCAGTTAAAATAGACGGGCGTTTAACAGGCGAGTTTACCTTCGTTATAGCTTAAGTCTCTATGCCTGAATCTTTTATGGATTTGTTTAAAAAGTACTTTTCCAGCTCAACTAAAAACAGTACTGAAGAAGCAACGACGATAATTTTTAACCACACATCAAACTCAATGCCTGTTGTGCCGAACAATAACTGCATAAAGGGCAGGTAAGTGAAGCCTGCCTGAAACACTATGAGCACCGCGATTGCGATTAACACATAGGTATTCCCAAACAATCCTTGGCGGTTGAATACCGAATCAAGGATGTATCGGGTATTGAACAGATAAAATATCTCGAACATCACCAGAGTGTTTACCGCGATAGTGCGTGCTCGGGCTATATCTCCATTTAGTCCCATTTCCCAAACAAACATGCCTAACGTACCAAGCATCAATATGAGTGACACAAAGACGATACGCCAGACAAGATGAGAGGTAAGCAGAGGTGTATTCGGGTTGCGTGGTTTTCGTTGCATCAGGTTAGGTTCTTTAGGCTCAAACGCTAAAGCCAATGCGAGCGTGACAGCGGTGATCATATTAACCCATAGGATCTGAATCGGTGTAAGCGGCAGGTCTTTAAAGCCCCAAACCACGGCGGCCAGAATAACTAAAGCTTCGCCTCCGTTAGTTGGCAGGATAAACAGAATCGCTTTTTTGAGGTTGTCGTAGACGGCTCTGCCTTCTTCAATCGCTGCGGTTATAGAGGCAAAATTATCATCGGTGAGTACCATCTCTGCGGCTTCCTTGGCGGAGTCTGTGCCGGTAATTCCCATTGCAGTGCCGATGTCAGAACGTTTGAGTGCAGGCGCATCGTTAACCCCATCGCCAGTCATCGCGACAATCTGTTGATGCTTTTGCAGCGTGTTGACCAGACGCATTTTGTGTTCAGGGCTAACGCGTGCATAAACATCAACTTCTCTGGCGACATCAAAAAGCTCTTCGTCCGTCAGTGCATCGATTTGTTGTCCTGTGAGTGCCTTGTGTGAGTTGATAAGCCCAATCTGATTCGCAATCGTTTGTGCTGTAAGCGCATGATCACCGGTCATCATTTTTACTCTTATACCGGCATTTTTACACACATCTATCGCATCTATCGCTTCTCGCCTTGGTGGGTCAATCAGCCCAAACAGCCCGAGCATGATGAGGTTGTCTTTAACGTCATCAAAAGTAAGCTCAAGTTGAGTGTACTCAGTCGGCCGATAAGCGATAGCTAAAACCCGCATCCCTTGTTTAGCCAAGGTTTCAATTTGTGTGTGCCAGTATGCGCGGTCAATATCAGTGGCGCTGTTGTCCGTGCTGTGGTCGAAATGTTGTCGGTTACATATGTCGAGAACCTGTTCTGGCGCACCCTTAATGAATATGAATGCTTCGCCTTGATGGTTGTGGTGCAGTGTCGCCATAAAACGGTGTTCTGACTCAAACGGAATAAGGTCAGTTCGGGGAGAGCTTTTCGTTTCAGTCTCGGTATCAATACCTACTTTCATGCCGGCTATGAGTAGTGCGCCCTCCATTGGGTCACCTTGTATCTGCCACTTTTCATCCTGCAGACTGATGGTGGCATCATTGCACAAAACCGCAGCACGGATTGCCTGAATGAAGAATGGGTGCTGCTCAGGATAAATCGATTTCTGATTAACGGACACTTCACCATGAGGATCGAATCCCGTGCCACCGATCTCAAACTCAGTATTCGATGTAATGATGGTTTTCACCGTCATTTCGTTTCGGGTCAGTGTGCCGGTTTTATCAGTGCAGATAACTGAAACTGCGCCCAATGTTTCTACTGCGGGAAGGCGACGAATGATGGCATTGCGTTTTGCCATTCTTTCCACCCCAATCGCAAGCGTGATGGTCATGATCGCAGGTAAGCCTTCCGGAATTGCTGCGACGGCCAGGCTCACAGCGGCAAGGAACATATCTGTGATCGGATAGCCTTGAATCAGTAAACCGTAGGCAAAAGTCGCGAGTGCGACTATCAATATGCCCGCGGTTAACCAGCGACTGAACTGCGCAATTTGTTTGAGAAGTGGCGTGGTGGCGGGTTTTACATGTGAGACTAGCGAGCTGATTTTCCCGAGTTCTGTATTTACGCCAGTTGCCACGACAACGCCTGAGCCTTGTCCATGAGTTATCATGGTACCCGAGTAGACCATGCAATAGCGGTCGGCTAATACACTGTCTGAACTGACAGGTTGCGTTGTTTTTTCTATCGTCATTGATTCGCCGGTCAATACTGCTTCTGCGACTTGCAAGCCTTTGCTGCGGAACAAGCGAAGGTCAGCAGGGACACGATCGCCGGATTGCAAGATAACCACATCACCAATCGCCAGCTGTTCTGCGTCGATACTGATTTGATGTCCATTGCGCAGTACCAAGGCAGTTGGGGCGAGCATGGCTTGAATTGCATTGAGTGCGTTTTCGGCTTTGCCCTCCTGAAGAAAACCAATGATGGCGTTAATGAGCACCACGCCTGCGATCACAGCCGCATCCAGCCAATGGTTGAGAGCAGCGGTTACGACCATTACGACCAACAACACATGAATCAACACATTGTTGAACTGGCCAAGTAAGCGCTGAAATACCGATCGTCCTTGAGCAGCGGGGAGTTTATTAGCACCGAATTGATAGAGGCGTTGTTGGGCTTCCTGAGGGGCGAGTCCGTCCGGTTGGCTGGAGAGTTTGGAAAACGTCTCTTCAATGGATTTGTTGTGCCAAAGGTCACTGGTTTCATCCATATCAGAGTCTCCTGGCTATCTGTCACCAAATAGTGGCATATGGGGGTATGCTCATCATTTGATAATTATAGGATATCGACTAGCTTATGATTATGAAACGGGAAAGCGGGAGGCACTCGTGGCTGACATCTATGGTTTTGATTCATTCTCGCCTAAGCAAATCGCAGAGAAAGTGGATTCTATTGGTGTGACAAAAGCAAGGCTGCCTCTGCTCTCTATGGTCATGTTGGGGATTTTAGCCGGGGCTTTTATTGGCCTTGGCGGGTTGTATTTCACCATCGTTAAATCGGATGCTGCGTTAAGTTTTGCTACTCAGCAAGTTCTCGGTGGGCTGACGTTCTCGCTAGGATTAATTTTGGTGATCATCGCCGGCGCTGAGTTATTTACCGGCAACAACTTATTGGCGATGGCATGGGCAGATAACAAAATCACTACGGCTGAACTGCTAAAAAACTGGGTGGTCGTCTGTTTAGCAAACTTTGTTGGTGCAGTTGGAGTCGCTGCACTGGTGTTTCTGTCAGGCCACCCACAAATGAATCAAGGCGCGATTGCAATGACGTACGCAAAGATAGCAGCAGCAAAATGCGATATGCCTTTTTGGACGGCGTTTTTCCGTGGCGTGCTGTGTAATGTATTAGTATGCATGGCAGTGTGGATGGCACTCGCAGGTCGAACCGTTATAGATAAAGCAGTGGCGATAATTTTTCCTATCTCTGCATTCGTCGCGGCAGGCTTTGAACACAGCATTGCCAATATGTACTTTATTTCTTTAGCTATGATGCTGCAAAGCTCAGGCACCGTAGAAGTAGCTAGCTCTGTTGGAGTGATGGGCTTTATTAGCAACTTACTACCAGTGATTTTGGGCAATCTGGTGGGAGGAAGTGTATTCGTTGGTTTGGTTTATCACATTATCTACCAGCGTGGTCATTCAGAAAACGATCAATAGCTTATTTTTTTGAGACAGGCTCTTCTAATGCTAAGAGCCTAACGAACAATAAGAAACTGCTATAATTTAGTAAGGTCTATATAGCAGGGTAAAGCTATGAGCTCTCGCCAGCGCAATTTGTCCCAAGCTTCTGCTCCTCCGGTGGGAGACGATAGTGTATTGTCATCTGTTCCCCTGCTCAATCACGTTACGGTCCGGCCTCAACCGATCCAAACCGTATGCCCGTTTTGTGGCGTTGGTTGCGGAATGCTGCTTTCCTGTAATGAACATGGTCAGGTTTGTGGTATCAGCCCGCTAAAAGATCACCCGATAAGCCAAGGTAAATTATGTGAGAAAGGGTGGAGCAGCCTTTATGCCATTTCCCCTGAGAACCGAATTACTCAGCCTCTGAAACGCTGCAAAGATCAATTTATACCGATAACCTGGGATGAAGCGCTCGAAGAAATCAGCTCAACACTGCTTGATATCATTGATGAATTCGGCGCTGATGCCACTGGGGTAATAAGCAGTGCCCGAGCTACCAATGAAGATAATTATGCGGCGCAGAAATTCGCCCGTGCCGTTCTAGGTACTAACAATGTCGATCACTGTGCCCGTATTTGTCATAGCCCGACTGTTGCTGGTTTGAAGCAAGTACTCGGTTCGGGCGCTATGACCAACAGCACTAAAGATCTGTTTGAAGCAGAGGTCATTGTCGTCATTGGAGCCGATCCGACCGAAAACCACAGTGTTTTAGGTGGACAGGTGATGCGCGCCAAACTCGCTGGTGCCAAGTTAATCGTCATTGATCCCAGAGTGACACGTCTGGCCAAGTTAGCGGATTTACATTTACAACTCACACCGGGCTCCAACATTGCGCTGATTAATGCCATGATTCATGTGATTTTGAGTAATCAGTGGCATGACAAAGCGTTTATTGCCGATCGCTGTGACGGCTTTGAGGAGCTGGAAAAACAGGTCGAGGGCTTAACGCCTGAATCTGTAGAGAGTATTACTGGTGTAGAGGCCAACCTGATAAGGCAAGCAGCACAGTATTACAGCCAGGCAAAACGTGCGATGATTTTGTACGGCATGGGCATAACCCAATTTGTGAGTGGTACTTCCAATGTCATTGCTT contains these protein-coding regions:
- a CDS encoding alpha/beta hydrolase; the encoded protein is MLIITNRNINKSNFKNGVGDHNAFGDGVNSKGPNEVRLAEAEKVGGKWQVKIVKEPAKITVNNIPSKKMFDKMRDDLTSNRKNCVFFVHGFNQSFEKNLEKASDLARIHEVEVVVFSWPSNPGGITTKEYRTAKRNAQASVGALDATLEKLGEYLKEPFNKEALEKCDIKLSFMTYSLGNFLFQNYVINSVYESETRIFDNVILCQADVDNKGHAHWVEKIEAGKRVYITINENDWVLKWSDANFQKDRLGRTARDLNAQNASYFDFTDGPKVGNTHGLFYEKTNDIVKSFFTAALNGERAERTEGLIFDPILNAYRFE
- a CDS encoding SPOR domain-containing protein codes for the protein MDARQRIFLGSIGGITPYLVTLLSIDFKSAVGSYETLDWIGLAVRCLVLMFLGSLVAFLHKSEKEQFKVFQLGLAAPALLATFINGNLGNHQTLPSPIEDDRTAYISLFSRANAAEYINTSMLREPNISASSRFLRGVFGTKLNTSGDERYFVIVGFHNSKEKALEQVDLLATKRYKAVVYNPDTNSNFYAVVIASYVTREEAYAVKKQAIQNGLSPNDIYIK
- a CDS encoding protocatechuate 3,4-dioxygenase, with protein sequence MKRRHFLALWSLLLTPLVKASSVMKPTPSQTEGPFYPVVDIPLRENLILEREGLVGQPIMLLGRVVDTAGNPLSGVKVEIWQCDGQGIYDHPNQPGTDSFDPKFSGFGAALSDDDGRYLFQTLYPVSYGSRPPHIHVKLWRGDRELLTTQLYLKGQTGNEWWGGKARDYLQFDPVKIDGRLTGEFTFVIA
- a CDS encoding cation-transporting P-type ATPase, which encodes MDETSDLWHNKSIEETFSKLSSQPDGLAPQEAQQRLYQFGANKLPAAQGRSVFQRLLGQFNNVLIHVLLVVMVVTAALNHWLDAAVIAGVVLINAIIGFLQEGKAENALNAIQAMLAPTALVLRNGHQISIDAEQLAIGDVVILQSGDRVPADLRLFRSKGLQVAEAVLTGESMTIEKTTQPVSSDSVLADRYCMVYSGTMITHGQGSGVVVATGVNTELGKISSLVSHVKPATTPLLKQIAQFSRWLTAGILIVALATFAYGLLIQGYPITDMFLAAVSLAVAAIPEGLPAIMTITLAIGVERMAKRNAIIRRLPAVETLGAVSVICTDKTGTLTRNEMTVKTIITSNTEFEIGGTGFDPHGEVSVNQKSIYPEQHPFFIQAIRAAVLCNDATISLQDEKWQIQGDPMEGALLIAGMKVGIDTETETKSSPRTDLIPFESEHRFMATLHHNHQGEAFIFIKGAPEQVLDICNRQHFDHSTDNSATDIDRAYWHTQIETLAKQGMRVLAIAYRPTEYTQLELTFDDVKDNLIMLGLFGLIDPPRREAIDAIDVCKNAGIRVKMMTGDHALTAQTIANQIGLINSHKALTGQQIDALTDEELFDVAREVDVYARVSPEHKMRLVNTLQKHQQIVAMTGDGVNDAPALKRSDIGTAMGITGTDSAKEAAEMVLTDDNFASITAAIEEGRAVYDNLKKAILFILPTNGGEALVILAAVVWGFKDLPLTPIQILWVNMITAVTLALALAFEPKEPNLMQRKPRNPNTPLLTSHLVWRIVFVSLILMLGTLGMFVWEMGLNGDIARARTIAVNTLVMFEIFYLFNTRYILDSVFNRQGLFGNTYVLIAIAVLIVFQAGFTYLPFMQLLFGTTGIEFDVWLKIIVVASSVLFLVELEKYFLNKSIKDSGIET
- a CDS encoding formate/nitrite transporter family protein yields the protein MADIYGFDSFSPKQIAEKVDSIGVTKARLPLLSMVMLGILAGAFIGLGGLYFTIVKSDAALSFATQQVLGGLTFSLGLILVIIAGAELFTGNNLLAMAWADNKITTAELLKNWVVVCLANFVGAVGVAALVFLSGHPQMNQGAIAMTYAKIAAAKCDMPFWTAFFRGVLCNVLVCMAVWMALAGRTVIDKAVAIIFPISAFVAAGFEHSIANMYFISLAMMLQSSGTVEVASSVGVMGFISNLLPVILGNLVGGSVFVGLVYHIIYQRGHSENDQ